The following are encoded together in the Phaseolus vulgaris cultivar G19833 chromosome 9, P. vulgaris v2.0, whole genome shotgun sequence genome:
- the LOC137822076 gene encoding pentatricopeptide repeat-containing protein At1g77360, mitochondrial, which yields MIKLCSHRKKILSEWVLFAKMHSTSEAIQEVGEASERVSKVMMTCPTLGLDTALNQTGVRVSPDLVENVLKRFENAGMSAFRFFEWSEKQRGYSHSIRAYHLMIESLAKIRQYQIVWDLVNAMRKKGMLNVETFCIMMRKYARANKVDEAVYTFNVMDKYDVVPNLAAFNGLLSALCKSNNVRKAQEIFDAMKSRFVPDAKTYSILLEGWGKAPNLPRAREVFGEMVRAGCDPDVVTYGIMVDVLCKAGRVDEAVEVVKEMDESNCRPTSFIYSVLIHTYGVEHRIEDAIDTFQEMERKGIKADVVVYNALIGAFCKVNKFKNVHRVLQEMEINGVAPNSRTCNVIISSMIGQGQTDRAFRVFRRMIKLCEPDADTYTMMIKMFCEKNDVEMALRIWKFMKSKQFVPSMHTFSALVKGLCEKGDAAKACVVLEEMIEKGIRPSRITFGRLRQLLLKEGREDVLKFLHEKMNVLVKEPLYD from the coding sequence ATGATTAAGCTTTGTTcccatagaaaaaaaatattatccgAATGGGTGTTGTTTGCGAAAATGCACAGCACAAGTGAGGCGATTCAGGAGGTTGGAGAAGCGAGCGAGAGAGTGAGCAAAGTTATGATGACGTGTCCTACACTGGGACTTGACACTGCTCTTAATCAAACTGGAGTTAGAGTTTCCCCTGATTTAGTTGAAAATGTTCTCAAACGATTTGAGAATGCGGGCATGTCAGCATTTCGGTTCTTTGAGTGGTCAGAGAAGCAGAGAGGGTACTCACACAGCATAAGGGCATATCACTTGATGATTGAATCTTTGGCCAAGATTAGACAGTACCAGATTGTGTGGGACCTTGTTAATGCCATGAGGAAAAAGGGCATGCTAAATGTTGAGACTTTTTGCATCATGATGAGAAAGTATGCTAGGGCTAACAAGGTCGACGAGGCTGTTTACACCTTTAATGTTATGGATAAGTACGATGTGGTTCCAAATCTTGCTGCATTTAATGGTTTGTTGAGTGCTTTGTGCAAGTCCAACAATGTGAGGAAGGCTCAGGAGATTTTTGATGCTATGAAGAGTCGGTTTGTGCCAGACGCGAAAACTTATAGCATTTTGCTTGAGGGGTGGGGAAAAGCTCCCAATCTTCCCCGGGCAAGGGAGGTTTTTGGAGAGATGGTTCGTGCTGGGTGTGATCCTGATGTTGTTACTTATGGTATAATGGTTGATGTTCTTTGCAAAGCGGGGAGGGTTGATGAAGCTGTTGAGGTTGTGAAGGAAATGGATGAGAGCAATTGCAGGCCCACATCTTTCATTTATAGTGTTCTGATTCATACTTATGGAGTGGAGCACCGGATTGAAGATGCTATTGATACATTCCAGGAGATGGAGAGGAAGGGAATCAAGGCTGATGTTGTGGTGTATAATGCCTTGATTGGTGCCTTTTGTAAAGTAAATAAGTTTAAAAATGTGCATAGGGTCTTGCAGGAGATGGAGATCAATGGCGTTGCTCCTAATTCAAGGACCTGCAATGTTATCATAAGCAGTATGATTGGTCAGGGGCAGACAGATAGAGCTTTTAGAGTTTTCCGCCGGATGATCAAGTTATGTGAACCGGATGCTGACACTTATACAATGATGATAAAAATGTTTTGTGAGAAAAATGATGTGGAGATGGCTTTGAGAATATGGAAGTTTATGAAGTCAAAACAATTTGTTCCAAGCATGCACACCTTTTCTGCCCTTGTCAAGGGGTTATGTGAAAAAGGTGATGCTGCAAAAGCTTGTGTTGTGCTGGAAGAGATGATAGAGAAAGGAATTCGACCATCACGTATTACATTTGGGAGGTTAAGACAGTTGCTTTTAAAGGAAGGGAGAGAGGATGTGCTCAAATTTCTTCATGAGAAAATGAATGTTCTTGTCAAGGAGCCTTTATATGATTAA